TCGTGGAACGACTACCTGTTCGGGCGCGTGTTCATGAATTCCCTCGATAATCTCACGCTCACGGTCGGGGTCATGCTGTTCTTCGAGGGCACGCACGTGGACTGGGGCCTTTTGATGGCGGCCTCGGTGTTGATGACCGTGCCGATGGCGCTGGTGTTCGCGGCGCTGCAACGCCACCTCGTCGCCGGGTTCGGCGCGGGCGCGGTCAAGGGTTGAGGCCGCCGGTCATGGACGTTCGTCTCGAAGCGATCAACAAGAGCTTCGGCACCGTCCAGGTGCTGAAGGACATCGACCTCGTGTTTCCCGACCGCAAGTTCGTGACCCTGCTCGGCCCTTCGGGCTGCGGAAAGACGACCCTGCTCCGCATGATCGCCGGACTCGAAACCATCACCTCGGGCGTCATCAAGTTCGGCGATCAGGTGGTCAACCGGCTCGCGCCGCGCGATCGCAACATCGCCATGGTGTTTCAGTCCTACGCGCTCTATCCGCAGATGACCGTGCGCCAGAACCTGAGCTACGGATTGCGCGTGCGCGGAACGCCGAAGGCCGAGCAGGACGCCCAGGTGGCGCGCGTCGCCCGCGTCCTGGAAATCGATCATTTGCTCGAACGCAAACCGGCGCAGCTTTCCGGCGGCCAGCGCCAGCGCGTGGCGCTGGGGCGGGCGATGGTGCGCAAGCCCGATATTTTCCTGATGGACGAGCCGCTCTCCAATCTCGACGCCAAGCTCCGGGTCACGATGCGCGCCGAGTTGCGCCGGTTCCACCTCGATCTGAACGCGACCACGGTTTACGTCACCCACGACCAGCTGGAAGCCATGACCATGTCCGACCTGATCGCCGTTATGCACGGGGGCGTGGTGCAGCAGTTCGGGACTCCGGCGGACGTGTACGGCCGTCCCG
The Rhodospirillales bacterium genome window above contains:
- a CDS encoding carbohydrate ABC transporter permease, encoding SWNDYLFGRVFMNSLDNLTLTVGVMLFFEGTHVDWGLLMAASVLMTVPMALVFAALQRHLVAGFGAGAVKG
- the ugpC gene encoding sn-glycerol-3-phosphate ABC transporter ATP-binding protein UgpC; translation: MDVRLEAINKSFGTVQVLKDIDLVFPDRKFVTLLGPSGCGKTTLLRMIAGLETITSGVIKFGDQVVNRLAPRDRNIAMVFQSYALYPQMTVRQNLSYGLRVRGTPKAEQDAQVARVARVLEIDHLLERKPAQLSGGQRQRVALGRAMVRKPDIFLMDEPLSNLDAKLRVTMRAELRRFHLDLNATTVYVTHDQLEAMTMSDLIAVMHGGVVQQFGTPADVYGRPANLFVAGFIGSPPMNFLEGEIAADAGAPAFVSPGIRLPLPRLAGRLAPGQRVMLGVRPQAATLAPAGGAATVRGRVWVVELLGSEKLVDVELGDKRRFTVQVRADSVVGVEEEVGIRLDPETVHIFDMDSGNAVRSED